Genomic segment of Eupeodes corollae chromosome 2, idEupCoro1.1, whole genome shotgun sequence:
actctTGAATCTTCTTTTCCACTGCAGCACAAAGCCCAGGGCACGGAATCCaactacatacatttatttggtTGGGAAACAAACCCTAGATGTAGGCAAAAGAAACGAGTGTGTGTCTCTCCTTTTTATCTCTCAAAtcatcaataataataaacaattacaaGTTTCTACCAGGCGACCAGAAAAATCAGAAAGAAATTCTTATTTCTGTCTTCACACTCCCCCACCAAGAACATCAACACAACATATTATGTATCAAATCGCTTAGCGGGGGGAGAAAATGTGTATAGAAATTATATGAGTTTGTTGCCCCTGCCCCCGCAGAACTATGTTTGAGTCCGATTATGATTGAACGAAAAAGAGGCAAACAAACAAATGCCTTTACACCACCACCGGGATGCACCGCAAGCAGAGCAGCAGCGCACACATTTGACACAAGAAATATGATTCGCCTTGAATTTTATTCAACCAGGCGaccagaaattaaaaaagtatatcACTTTCAAAGAAGGAAGAGAGAAAGAAAGTTTCATCAAAGACCCAAACCATGTAAAGAGATTCTACCACAAAAAGAGTTCCTCTTCTAATTGCTGTTCATTTCATGGAATTACAAGTAGGGTGACCATGttaggttattttttaaaatgagaacTTTCTCGAAGTTGGTggaagaatattaaaaatatatttataacttCATTGGTCattaattttagtaaatttaaaatcaaaagttaataaaaaagaagtaaaagttATTTTCTTCATTGCCTTTTAGTAGAAAAATGTACAATtaaattgcaacaaaaatttacttttctttttataaaactcaatgTCTATAAACTTTATATTAAAGAAGTAGATCTAAGGTTGGTCACTTCGTACTTTCCAATAAGAATTCTGTATCATCGGATTTGAGTTTTTAATGTAATGATGGTTACACTACTAtactttttctttctaaattGAGTTGGCACACGTCCACCAAAAGTGGAGGggattaatataataaaaatgataataagCCCATAACTAGGGAAAAAGTAGAGGAGTGATGGCAACGCTCATTGTTTGTATTGTCATTTCATCATCGAGGGTAAAGTAAATACGCTTATGGGATCGTTTTACAAGTTTAACGGCGCTATTAAACTGTCGACATAAATGCACTCGTAAACCCATCAAAAGAGCAAAATTACCAGGCGACCAGGTAGAAATGTAGGGAGCATAATGGGAATCATTCACAAGTCACAACAAAGTAAGAAGTCGGACATTGAGAATAGGCATAGGTATAGGTAAAGgtacttaaaaataagttgggtAAGGTTGGGATCAATTGTTAAGCAACTTACCTTACTTAATATACATGACATTATACTTACGAATTTTATGACCATATGAGTAAGTACTTTCATTTGAAGTTTACCTACTCAAATATTTATGTTCCTGTGGGATTTCTCAAATGAAAATACTGTTTAGTTCTTTTGGGGTGGACTTTTGTATGATTTGGTTaatggaatttgaaaaaaaagggaaTTTCAAAAGGtagatgcatttttatttttctgagatCCTATTTAAAAACGGTTCATTAaatacacagcttgtcagattggttatttttgtatttagggttaggttattttttttaataggggAATGGATTCCCATTTGttggaaattataatttttttttattttccataaaaCGCATGCAAATATTTTAGAGGGTGGAAATAATACTTTTTcctgcaaataaaataaaatagttttgataaAATGTGGCACGTGACTGTTGAATTATGGAACATTGGGCATGTTCAGGTAACATAAGTGACTTCAGTCTTCGACCGTAACTTTTGACCAAAACatctagttagtttttcaagtgtcataaatttcaaattcagagcTTTACTACCCAAACttctaaagggtgtcccaaaattaaagcaagatttgaatttgccgccatttgtgtagtgaagtgttggcaaccctgaaaaaaaagaaatttgacagctaacagtatagggttatcaaaaatggagcgttacacgatagaacaacgtgtcttcattatgaaagaatatttcaaaaacagtgaaagcttggcggctgcagttcgaaaatttcatacaaaatatggtcggaatagtattttaacttcgtcaactgtgaagagattaattgaaaaattcatggagactggatccgttggagacgccaaacacactggtcgtccaaaaacaagccgttcaaatatgaatgtcgaagcagtgcgtgagagtgttgctgacaatccaggaacctcaattcgacgtcatggacaagaattgcaaatttcaagaacctttCTACAgtgtatactcaccaaagatctgtgtcttcatgcttacaaaattcaattaacacaacaattgaagcctaatgaccatggacagagaagagagttcgttgaatggattattgaacatcaacaaatggaccctgatttttcgaacaaaatcatcctaagcgatgaagcacattttcatcttgatggctttgtcaatcgccaaaattgccgcatttggggttcggagaacccaaatgtgattgtcaaaaaacaaatgcatccacaacgcgtaaCTGTATGGtatggattttgggctggaggcataattaggctatatttttttgaaaatgatgctggtcaagcagtgactgttactggtgctcgatatcgcgacatgattacacagttcatTCTGTCAagattggatgatattgatgtgtccaatatgtggttttaacaagacggtgccacatgtcatacagcccgtgaaacaattcaattactgcatgagacatttccaggtcgtgtactctctcgtttcggtgatcaaaattggcctcctagatcgtgtgatttaacaccattagacttctttttatggggttatttgtaatcacaagtctatgtaaacaagcccacaaccacccgtgcattaaaggaggagattcaacgctgcatcaacgaaattcagccacatttatgcagaatggtcatggaaaatttcaacaaaagagtgcgcatgtgcatgcaaagctgtggaggccatttgtccgatgtgtcattccatacataaccctatcttatgtactttacgagtcagtaaaaatataactatcaaaagactaaaaacggcgttttctatttaattcaaatcttgcgttaattttgggacaccctttactttaagttcatagtacaaaaaggacaaacaaaattactgtctacaaaacactcctcagccAAGCTACAACTCCAttacgatttttattttgtattgtaaggaaatataagttattatttttcaaaattgacaagaaaccattttacagaaaacatttaatgaaattttgcagaaaataattaaatcatagagtaataaagttcagcttttagttgaaggaaaaaacatgatcacctgtcattttgacatgagtagacttgacttgatagttaggtaTTTTTCTGCCTTAATTGATGCTAGAAAATTGCTTTACGTTCAAGTCACTTATGTCGACTGAACCTGTCCATTGTTTCAGTGAAATTCCGATAGTTTCacatattttatagaatttattaaaaaattttttggctgataaaaatataatgaatataaattatttattagatTTCATAGGTCATAAAAATTGGATTAGAAATGGGTGGATCTAGAATTGGGTTATACATTGTGCGATATTTAATTTATAGGGTTATTATTTCCGTGGTTTCACGTTGGTAGAGATGGAATTTGGCACCTGTCAAACTCTTCTGTCATTCGAGTTGTCAGATTATACAATGGTGGACACGTATTTagcacattgaaaagagtaCCAGTATAtttctactttcaattctttattacttgcaagtaacggtttatttttatgttgttactatGACTACTTTATATGCcatatggtaataaaaatgtgtaaatgattgaagagtaaaataccgttttgcggaaaatgaagattgtttgtgatttgcggTGTTTTTAGCTGGACATAAATTTACCCCGAtttgcaatcaaagagtgtatttttaatttttgtgtttttttttttaaagaaaataataattgttaaagtaaataaatattcctttaatgatctatcttaaaaaaagaattaaaaaaagttaattagtcatggcaaaaggaaaaaagaagtctgATCTTGAAAACGAAGTCAAAAGGGCGGACGGTAACAGACATTTCAAGGTGTTAGAATGCTTcaggaagctggtttataatgccattcgtcatttcaaaaagtttagagtgattgaaaacgttaaacaaaacccccggaccagaaagacaactacaaatgaagatagaattatttataggttattGACCAAGGAACCGTTTAAGACCTCCAGTGCCATTCGAAGCGAACTTTCTACGAActatggagtaaatgtttcctcaaggaccataagacgccgattaaatgaaaacaatctagGTGGGTGCGTTgcttgtatcaaaaaaaaaatctaaaatctaggttacagtttgccaaacttgttctggagcgatgaatccaaattctgccggttcggatcggatgggaaaaaatatgCGTAGCGTccgaaaaacaaatattatccAAGGTACACCATTAAGACAATGAAACTCGGTGGAGGGAACGTTTTGGTCTGGGCTGCTTTTTCATGGCACGGTGTTGGCcctatggtaaaaattgacatcGAAATAGACCAGAACGTGTACAGAGCTATCCTGTTGGATCATATGATACCCTACGCAGAAGACAATTTGCCGATATTATGGCGCTTcatgcacgacaacgaccctaaacacacttaaaagttagtgaagtgcgccttagaggtgaataaaatcgacgTATTGAAGTGGCCAGCACAATGAGTCCAGTTAAGCTATTTTCTGAACGCTCGTAGAAATTGAACGTGTCGTAAAACTCCATCTTTTCCCACGTACATAGTTGAAGATCGTGACTTAGAGAATATGTGGTCTTAAAAAGACGGTTTAACAGATTATGAAACATAACTTTATTACGTGATCTAGAGATCACATTTTGGTCACGATAATTGGCAACTAATATTATGCATTGACATCGTTTGATTCTTTTCTGTGGACCCACatgaaagaccgtgtttatgcggGTTTTCAAACTTGGAAAGCATTTGAAATAGAGTTATGTCTAGCATACCacccaaaatttgaaaaaatggttaGGAACGATCTTAAGATCTGAAAAGGATCGAATGTTGCAAATATTGCCGAGTCGGCATGCTTACGACTTtatatttgataaataaaagagTTTAACATTTGATAATCCAATTTAATATGGTTTTGATAATTAAGAATGATGTAGATCAACAAAGAAATTATAATTGGGCCGGTTCAGATGACATAAGGGTCTTGAAAGTAAGGCACAATTCTAACATCTGCGAATTCAATGGAAATTTGGCTGAAAAATCAGTCAAGGAGAATCTCTCAAGTCAATTTCACTTATGTTATAATAGAAGATAATCAGAATTTTGCATTCAAATGaaaactgaactttattacattgtgatttacttattttctccacaattctatttgatgttttatttaaaaagggtTCTTCgccaaatttgaaaatgaatagttaatatttctttaaaacacTAAATACAAGTTAAGATGgaattgtagcttgcctgaaaATTTTTTTGGGgacaattatgtttttggtagtttttacaTGATTTACTGAAGGTAGAAGTAAGTGAAGGGTAGTTCCGAGTTGACTTGTCTAAATTTGCGTTCAAAGCATGCACGATTAACTGAAGGCAGAAataagtgaagtaaagttccaagtttaaaatttatgatttttaaaaaactaactaattgCCTTGTCAaaatttgctttcaaaaaatgcatttgacTGCAAATTAAGTCACTTATGTTGTATGAACCTGTCGAATACATAGGTGAATgacttatgtcaaaaaaagtgaTTCAAACGTAGCTACTTTGATGGTCGttattgtaatattttgaagaaattggaAGAGTCATCGTTATGCACGCTTAGTCAAAAATTTAGCTAGTGTAAGTGTAAGTTTGTACTGAAGATCCGAATTTTCCGATTTCCTGGCGTTTGCAGCAAATTTGACGTAGTGTACACTTCCATCTTGACCAGCGTGATTGACTTAAAGGGTATTAAATTCTAACAGGACGGGACAACAAGCCACACAAGGGGATACATTTTGACTTTATTGAtgcattaaaaaccaaaattaatcAAGTTATGTTCTAGCTAATATCCAGAATGTGCGAAAAAGTTGTTAAGAATAACCTTAAAAGAATCGCATGATATCAATTTTCTCGGTACAATGAATTCattaattgatattttcttaaataaaaaaataccatttaatcaaatcaaatggggtggcgcaacagtccgttgtgaaccagggcctagtgacttacaactctcaaccattcctgtgtgcgagtactgttgtcaggaatggaagggacctacaatttaaggccgaatccgaacggctaatttgagaaagcactttttcatgacaagaattactcttgaagaaattgtcaattcctcgcaagaggcagtacccgcgaaaattaattttttaaattaaggtggcacaggcaggtattgaacccaagccccttgcatgacagtccaacgcactaaccatcatgccacgggtactaccatacCATTTAATACGCTTTTGATTATTGAGAATGGTGTAGATTGTTTTGCTTATATGCTCTAGACttataattgtaaaatttataatttcaatatatATCTACAATCTATTGATATTGTACACttgtaataaaatcaaaacaaaaatagcttagttttttaattacatgACTTTTTACTTAATGTATTActtaacatatattttttttagaaatttgttcgtagacaattttaaaattatacattttgtaatacatttttgaggtagtacaatttaagaaattctttttgtttatgcCGTTTATGACGTTTCtttattagtttttcaaatctgtcaaatttgatttttaatttgaaagatgTTTTCTAACCTAATACAAAGATTTATTGTAATTTATAGTTtcgaagtatatttttgtaaacaaatctttatttttatatccaaaacattataacaaaataaataatttataaagtaGTAGTTTTTAGTAGTATTCAATACAGTTATACTGTTGTGTCAATAGTTATACAAaacataagtaaaataaaaatgcctaACTGGTTTTTGAGTATATCACATATTCTGTggttttttatgatatttttttagtataaaaatgAGATTTTAATAGATTCGAAACTTAAAGCTatcataatacaaaaatataatgcaaGTCCTTTATATAAGTTCTTTTGTGTGATACTTAAAagctaatttcattttaataaagtgCGTTAATGtttttactgaattttttgaatttttaataaacactgttctttaaaaataaaattaaatgtattagTTTGCACTTATGAAGTAACTTAGTAAAGAAACTTTAAGACTTAAAAATCTCAGTTATtctcaaaacaaattcaaagttcaaattattcgttaaaatttaaaaaaaagatattttcttatttctataAGATTGAtcagattacaaaaaaaaaacttaaaagcgtTTAGAGTTCTGCGAAAGTTTTTAAGTAgagagttttccaataagaaattttaagttaaaatgtttgctattctggcagctgtcacttttaaagctgttaTGCCATtcacaagtaaaaactacgcctcaaaaactgtcaaaattcactacatttcaaattttaagtttgcagttttgaaagaaaagtttaatgatcgtgtaatttttgtaaaaggtgATCACAGGTGGTCACTGCCTCAAATGTGCGAATTgatcttacaaaatttaatgaaaaggatatattcttattttcaatgaaacaaaaattaatcatattctctttaaaaaaaaaatatggttttttgtttaaatattaaaattaaacctcttattggaaaacacttAACATACGTTAAAATGATCTACACAgtcatttcatattttaaattttcacaataGCACAGTGTAATAAATTAAtactttcaaaatgtttttttttgttaataccaAGCAAAGATTATTTATTACCTGAAACTAACTAAAATATCTTCagagattttttaaacttagaacTTTCGAGATAGCGCAACGAAAATCAATCTATCTAATTTTATTAGAGGCATTGAGTCATTTCCTGAGATATGTCACATGGTATTTCATCACGTTTTCCAAATCTGTcatgataataatttttttttaataaagatttacatatatatttgatataaaatttgcAAGTTACTGCGATACTTACTTATTGAAGATTTGATCTTTAACTGACTTCCtccaaacaaaaagtacaaaGATTATAACTCCTTGCATTCCATTTAATAAATCTGTGATCCTGAAGATAAAATGCAACCAAGAATTACCTAATGGCATAGCATAGCCTACTATTTCCGATAACCAAGTTATTCCCATTAAAATGAACAATCTCACAAAAGTCATgcatctttaaaaaatcaaataaaagaaaaaatcaaattgaattccaaactttgaaaaaagaaaacttacatGTCCTTATGTTCATAATGAGATTTATGTGTTCCACTGTAAGATCGTATATCCTTTCTTATttgaataaatgtcaaaacaaacatAACGGTATTGAAACTAAGAATTAACAATATCGGTccataaaagtaaataaatgcaCTCCATCCGTGGGTtgctaaaaagttaaaataaaagttataaatttattagaaaaggtACACTTGTACCGGGGCCAATTTATCAATTGATAAATACCAAAATTTAACACTTAACCAACCAATGGttaagagttttgaaaattagaatGATGCAGATTTTAAAGTGAAATAGTATCAATTAAAAGTCCCTAAAGACCTctaaagaagtttaaagagGCTAGATTTTCACATTTATCAAATATCAATTGACAAATTGACACTTGCAGTAGCAATAAGAGTCAGAAAGtagtttattgatttgtttttttttttttttcgattcttacaatttaaaaagCAATAATCTGCCCCGCCAATTCCTGACTTCCAGGCTTTCGGTATGGATGAATTTTCAGCAACGTATGTCGATATAAGACAAATCAGCGACAACCCCCAGGCGTAGAGACAATATAAACGGAATTGTTTcatacttttatttgttttagatcCATGAAAATTGGTATACAATTCATAGCTTATCACGCTAAGCCAAAAGAATGCCGACATAAATCCAAAATATGCTGTGTAACCTTTATAAGAAGTCAAATTTTTTATGAAGAGCATGTTGGAATTTCAGATCAAATGTTACTTACCCAAAATTGAGCAATTCAATTGTGAAATATTGggttcaaaaatcaaatatgccAGTGTCAAATATCCAATTGAAAGTCCAACCAAATAGCAACAGAGGGACAAACCATGGATGGTTCTCAGATTTGGGAGGTAGAGGTACACAATGATTGTCAATATCATGAATGGTACCGAAATCAGCAGTGCtggaaaaaaaagattaacaaacaaaacttagtCACTTTAAAGTCCTACTTACCAACACCATTCAATTTGACAACATCAGGGTCTACTGGATTAGGCATATAGCACTGCAGAGGAGTATAAACGAATTCACCATCCAGAATCCTTGGGCTCAAACAATATGTTTCTTTTCCGTAAAGGTAATTTTCCACAGGTTTAAAAATCGAAGCATTCTATAATTCGTCATCAAATTCCGTCAAGATTTGATCTTGTTAAAGTCTCTTCCTACTTACCTCCATTATCGAATATTTGTCATAATCATAGATTTCCGGTTGGAAATAGAAGAGTCCCTCACAAGGCCTGGTATATTGGATTGCGAATTGGCGTGATATATTGACTTTGATAGTTTTTCCTTCCTTGTTAGTGATGTCAATCAATGGATCAATTTCAAATGGAGATTCTATACAGGTGCCATTGTGGAATTCATAATCTGGTGGACAACAAACGGATATGCATGTTCGAAGTTCACAAACGCATCCTCGAACGTGTACGTCTGCAGGTGTCTTTGTGTTTCCAATGGCTATTTCGTAATCATAGAATCCGGTCTTTTCAGCTGGAACTATGATGTTATCATAAAGATATGATCCATTTTCAAGTCTTTCAGAGTACTCCAAAGAGACTGTTTCATTGTAGGCACAGGGAGCTTCTTTAAGTGGAGGCGTTTGGGTTGTTGATGCAGTCAATGATAATTGTAAAAATGTGACGAACACTCCTCCTATTGTGAAGAAGTTTCGTGAGAttgccatttttgtttgtttagggcTTTGGTGGTTTTCAAATTTATGGGGTCATGGATTAAGTACTAAGGAACCTTTAGAAATAGTAACAAAACTGCAATATTAGAACAAAatatcatagaaaatatttcaaaagtgtttaattgtttattatattaagCTTTTGAGTTCTTTTAAGGGGGGCGGGCGGCGAGCGTTTACATTGAAATCTTTTGAGCCTACTCATTTTGACATTCATCATTTTATCTTGATCCctccaattttttttcgataaaaactTTCCATCCTATTTTCGTATCTTAATTTTAAGACgtcaaaagttaaacaaattaatttttgaatttacctAATTAGAACAAACACAAACATATGCAACTAATGAGGAGGACCTACTTTTATGAAAAGCTATTTACACTAAATTATGttaatcaaattcaatttattaaaatataacagtggtaaaaatatatttggagtaaaaagaaaaaacaatcgcGCCTACCGCAGCAAccaagaagtcgaaaaactcaTTATTC
This window contains:
- the LOC129947231 gene encoding G-protein coupled receptor Mth2-like, encoding MAISRNFFTIGGVFVTFLQLSLTASTTQTPPLKEAPCAYNETVSLEYSERLENGSYLYDNIIVPAEKTGFYDYEIAIGNTKTPADVHVRGCVCELRTCISVCCPPDYEFHNGTCIESPFEIDPLIDITNKEGKTIKVNISRQFAIQYTRPCEGLFYFQPEIYDYDKYSIMENASIFKPVENYLYGKETYCLSPRILDGEFVYTPLQCYMPNPVDPDVVKLNGVALLISVPFMILTIIVYLYLPNLRTIHGLSLCCYLVGLSIGYLTLAYLIFEPNISQLNCSILGYTAYFGFMSAFFWLSVISYELYTNFHGSKTNKSMKQFRLYCLYAWGLSLICLISTYVAENSSIPKAWKSGIGGADYCFLNSTHGWSAFIYFYGPILLILSFNTVMFVLTFIQIRKDIRSYSGTHKSHYEHKDICMTFVRLFILMGITWLSEIVGYAMPLGNSWLHFIFRITDLLNGMQGVIIFVLFVWRKSVKDQIFNKFGKRDEIPCDISQEMTQCL